The genomic window CCTGCCGTGCGGGGTTGCGAGATCCACGACAACCCCTATTCTCCCATCTGCCTGACCTGCCGGGAGCGCATCGCTGCGGAAGGGGACGCGACACCCATCACATGGCTGACGCCCGACCAACGCTACGTCGAGAAGCTGGCCACGCCGGATGTGACGATCGCCGATCTGATCGGCGACATCGACCCCATCAAGGCGGCGCGCGGCGGCCACGAGCTCTCCAGCACGCTGACCATGCACTACGGCCTGCTGCCGCGCTCCAACCGCGGCATCTTCGCCCTCAACGAACTGCCCGACCTCGCAGGGAAGATCCAGGTCGGCCTGTTCAACATCATGCAGGAAGGGGACGTGCAGATTAAGGGCTATCCGGTGCGCCTGCCGCTGGACGTGGCCCTAGTGTTCACCGCCAATCCCGAGGACTACACGGCGCGGGGGAAGATCGTGACGCCACTGAAGGACCGCATAGGCTCGGAGATCCGAACGCACTATCCGGCCACGCTCGCCGAGGGCATGCGGATCACCGCCCAGGAAGCGTGGACGGCGCGTGACGGCCTGCAACTGGTGATTCCGCGGTTCGTGGCCGAGGTCATCGAGATGACGGCCTTCGTGGCGCGCGAAGACAAGAAGATCGACAAGCGTTCGGGCGTGAGCCAGCGGCTGGCCATCAGTTGCATGGAGAACGCGGTTTCCAACGCCGAGCGGCGGACCATCCGCGGGAACGAGATGCTGGTGGTGCCGCGACTGAGCGACGTCTATGCCGCCTTGCCCGCTCTGACCGGCAAGCTGGAGCTGGAGTACGAGGGCGAGATGCGCGGCGGAGACGCCGTGGCCCGCGAGTTGATCCGCACCGCCATCGCCCGGACGTTTGACGGCTATTTTGCCGGGGTGAACCTGCAGCACGTAGTGCAGTGGTTCGATCTCGGAGGCTCGATCCGGCTGGACGAGGAAGTGGACGCCAACGAAGCCCTGGGCGGCCTGCGCCATATCGGGGGCTTGCTGGAGCAGCTCGCCCCGCTGGGAGTGAAGCCGAAGGATCCTCCGCCGCTGCTGGTGGCGGCAGCGGAGTTCGTCCTCGAGGGGCTGCACGCCCATCGCAAGATCGGCCGGAATGAGGAGCGTGTGTTCACGGCGGGCGAGAAGGCGGCCCGGCGGGTGGAGGTCAGCCCGCCCGAACCCAGCGACGAGCCTCCGGTGCGCCGCCGCCGGCCTTACAATTAGTCCCCTGGTCTTGGTCTCGGGCCCCGATTCCAGCGAGGAGGAATCGCAATGTTGCGCAATCGTTTGCTCCTATGCCTGGGTCTGTTGACGATTTCCACCGTCACCCTGTTGCTGTACGCCCAGCAGTCCGATACGCAGGTGACGCCCGTCATCCGTGTGACCACCCGCCTGGTGATGGTGGATGTGATCGCGGTAGATAAGAGCGGCAATCCGGTGACCGACCTCAAGCCGGAAGACTTCGTGCTGGAGGAGGGCGGCAAAAAGCAGAAGATCAGCGTCTTCGGCCTGCACAAGACGATGAGCCCGGCGGCTCCGGCACTCCCGCCGAACATCTACAGCAATCGACCGGAAACGCAACCACTACGGGGAGCCGTCACCATCCTGCTGGTGGACGGGCTGAATTCCCCTTTTCAGAACCAGGCTTACGTGCGGCAGAAGCTCATCGAGTACGTTAAGACGCAGCACAAGCCTGGGCAATACATGGCGGTGTTGGCGCTAGGCAACGGGCTGTACAAGCTGCAGGGGTTTACAACCGATCCGGAGCTGCTTCGCCAAGCGTTGGAGAACTGGCGCCCGGAGAGCGCACGGGAGACGGCGACGACGCCTGTGGAGGTGCGACTGGGCAGTGTCCCTCCGGAGGCCATTGGCGCGCGAGGAGTCCAAGTTCGCGAATCAAATACCCTTCAGCGTCTTCGTTTTGCACTCGACCACTTCCAGCAGGAGGAGGCCGTCACCGCACTCGAGGTACGTATGGGGATCACGCTGGAGTCCCTGCGTGCCATCGGGCGCATGGTTGCAGGAATGCCCGGACGCAAGAACCTGGTCTGGGTCTCGGCAGCCTTCCCGTTCACGCTTACTCCCGAAGATGCCTCCGTTACCTACACGCCGACTCGCGCCAATGACCCCACGGCGCCGCCGCCCATCGCAGAAGAGAACACGGCCTTCGCATATAGCCAGCAACTTCGCCAAGGCCGGGTCGATGAGATTCGCCGCACTGCGGCCCTGCTGGCTGACTCGCAGGTGGCCGTGTACCCGGTGGACGCGCGGGGCCTGATTGGGGCACAGCAACTCGCCGATGCGAGCCGCAGTGGGTTGAACGCCGCAGGTATGCTGCAGATGGGCCATGAGTACGGCACCCAGGTGCAGAGCTTGGGCGCTTCCATCACCTCGAACCAGGGCGTGATGCAGGACCTGGCGCAACAGACCGGAGGCCGCGCCTATTACAACCGCAATGACATCGACAATGCAGTTGCACTCGTTGCCAGTGACGGGAGTGCCTACTACAACCTGGGCTACTATCCGGACAAGAAGAAGTTCGACGGCTCGTTCCGCAAGATCAAGGTCACGGTCAGCCGTCCGGGCGTCGAGCTGCGCTATCGCCGCGGCTACTACGCTGTCGACCCGATGAAGATCGACGCCAAGCAGCGTGACGCCGAGATGCAGG from Terriglobales bacterium includes these protein-coding regions:
- a CDS encoding VWA domain-containing protein; translation: MLRNRLLLCLGLLTISTVTLLLYAQQSDTQVTPVIRVTTRLVMVDVIAVDKSGNPVTDLKPEDFVLEEGGKKQKISVFGLHKTMSPAAPALPPNIYSNRPETQPLRGAVTILLVDGLNSPFQNQAYVRQKLIEYVKTQHKPGQYMAVLALGNGLYKLQGFTTDPELLRQALENWRPESARETATTPVEVRLGSVPPEAIGARGVQVRESNTLQRLRFALDHFQQEEAVTALEVRMGITLESLRAIGRMVAGMPGRKNLVWVSAAFPFTLTPEDASVTYTPTRANDPTAPPPIAEENTAFAYSQQLRQGRVDEIRRTAALLADSQVAVYPVDARGLIGAQQLADASRSGLNAAGMLQMGHEYGTQVQSLGASITSNQGVMQDLAQQTGGRAYYNRNDIDNAVALVASDGSAYYNLGYYPDKKKFDGSFRKIKVTVSRPGVELRYRRGYYAVDPMKIDAKQRDAEMQALMLRGSGDATMVTFDARVVPPLTPAAQAKVTIQFLVPANSFSSEETSGGRRINLDFFVTALTPDGKVGANTGQTVDATLAPDQFAQVQQQGLMLPMEVTVPAGVYDLRLAVRDNRTGYFGTLSAPLTVRRPGS